The Granulicella sibirica genome has a segment encoding these proteins:
- a CDS encoding acyltransferase family protein, with protein MAASSRSDLSTARVAGSRHVPALDGIRGLAILMVLANHFVIIEIASRAPGFPWMQGLRDSLWTGVDVFFALSGFLITSILIETVETPGFFRNFYARRSLRIFPLYYAVVFLVLACTPLFQIHWGGQQWRLLTYTNRIFIDPHQAGWNFDFGGGVSLIHFWSLHVEEQFYLVWPLLVFLLRKPRRLLPLAIIFSLASLGLRFWLAGRGVDLIALYSSLPTRADGLFLGASLALLLQSRFAALAGRFALLVFLASSGVMTAIFLRRSGFVWWNAEPFLFAIQFTVVGIAATSLIALCLEPRSLASRVFRSPFLRLFGRYSYGLYIFQAVVPIFLREPMLRLVGSVLHRSLLTHFVVAILLLPIIVLCAVLSYRFFEKPLLGLKRHFEYRTRPTIPAAV; from the coding sequence ATGGCGGCTTCTTCCCGTTCGGACCTGTCCACCGCACGGGTCGCGGGATCGCGGCATGTTCCTGCACTCGATGGCATTCGCGGACTTGCTATCCTGATGGTGCTCGCGAATCACTTCGTGATTATCGAGATTGCGTCGAGAGCTCCCGGATTTCCATGGATGCAGGGGCTGCGAGACTCGTTGTGGACGGGTGTCGATGTGTTCTTCGCGCTCTCTGGATTTCTGATCACCAGCATCCTGATCGAGACTGTTGAGACGCCTGGCTTCTTCCGGAACTTCTATGCGAGACGATCGCTCCGGATCTTCCCGCTGTATTACGCGGTTGTCTTCCTCGTTCTTGCCTGCACTCCTCTGTTCCAGATCCATTGGGGAGGGCAACAGTGGCGTCTGCTGACTTACACGAATCGGATTTTCATCGATCCTCATCAGGCAGGGTGGAACTTCGACTTTGGCGGCGGAGTCAGCCTGATCCATTTCTGGTCGCTGCATGTTGAGGAGCAGTTCTACCTGGTTTGGCCGCTGCTTGTCTTTCTGCTGCGGAAGCCTCGCAGGCTGCTTCCTCTTGCGATCATCTTTTCGCTCGCCTCGCTTGGGCTTCGGTTCTGGCTTGCCGGGCGAGGTGTGGATCTGATTGCGTTGTATTCGAGCCTGCCTACCAGGGCGGATGGACTCTTTCTGGGCGCGTCTCTTGCGCTTCTGCTTCAGAGTCGTTTCGCTGCGCTGGCTGGGCGGTTTGCCTTGCTGGTCTTTCTGGCGTCAAGTGGCGTGATGACTGCTATCTTCCTGAGGCGTTCCGGGTTCGTCTGGTGGAATGCAGAACCGTTCCTGTTTGCGATTCAATTTACGGTGGTTGGAATCGCGGCCACTTCGCTGATCGCGCTTTGTCTGGAACCACGGTCTTTGGCGAGTCGAGTGTTTCGCTCGCCGTTTCTCCGGCTCTTCGGGAGGTACAGCTATGGGCTTTATATCTTCCAGGCGGTTGTGCCTATTTTCCTCAGGGAACCGATGCTGCGCCTGGTCGGGTCGGTCCTGCATCGATCGCTGCTGACGCACTTTGTGGTTGCGATCCTGCTGCTTCCGATCATTGTCCTCTGCGCGGTTCTCAGCTATCGGTTCTTTGAGAAGCCTCTGCTTGGGCTGAAGAGGCATTTTGAGTATCGGACGAGGCCCACGATTCCTGCAGCCGTTTGA
- a CDS encoding S41 family peptidase: MAPRTRRALFSVTVFLATCGVLGSIISQKVAAQSASDESTLRDSLHQFTNVYSLVEQNYADPLTSDKTDKVIYDGAIPGMLHVLDPHSNFYDPKAFAQMREDQHGRYYGVGMSIQPQPDKPADGDKPATTKIVVLAPFEGTPSYKAGIKPGDTILSIDGKSTDGMDSAAVASLLKGPRGSHVSVTMFREGSPKNLVFDLVRDEIPQPSVDLAFEPKPGIGYIHVKQFMETTSREVGDALDKFNDAGTLNGLVIDLRGNPGGLLNEAVNMSDKFLQKGQIVVSQKGRAFPDQVYRAAHGSDAKYPIVVLVNRNTASAAEIVSGALQDHDRALIVGETTFGKGLVQTVFTISENSGLALTTYHYYTPSGRLIQRNYDHMSLYDYYVVRDGSSTPKDKSNLEVKLTDSGRTVYGGGGITPDEKIDNVKANAFQNTLLQHYAFFDFARFYLGSRTIPKDFTVDDPVLQQFKGFLKNSKIDYTDDDITKNIDWVKESIKTDLFTSQFGQLEGLKVRAEWDPQINKAMTFLPEARALEDHNKSSQKPLTTASR, translated from the coding sequence ATGGCTCCACGCACCCGCCGCGCACTCTTCTCCGTCACCGTCTTCCTCGCAACCTGCGGCGTTCTCGGCTCCATCATCAGCCAGAAGGTAGCTGCCCAGTCCGCCTCCGACGAGTCGACCCTGCGCGATTCGCTCCACCAGTTCACGAACGTCTACTCCCTCGTCGAACAGAACTACGCCGACCCCCTCACCTCCGATAAGACCGACAAGGTCATCTACGACGGCGCGATCCCGGGCATGCTTCACGTTCTCGATCCCCACTCCAACTTCTACGATCCGAAGGCCTTCGCCCAGATGCGCGAGGACCAGCACGGCCGCTACTACGGCGTCGGCATGTCCATCCAGCCCCAGCCCGACAAGCCCGCCGACGGAGACAAGCCCGCCACTACCAAGATTGTCGTTCTGGCTCCCTTCGAAGGAACTCCTTCCTACAAGGCAGGCATCAAGCCGGGCGATACCATCCTCTCCATCGACGGCAAATCGACCGATGGCATGGACTCCGCCGCCGTCGCCTCCCTACTCAAGGGTCCCCGCGGCTCTCACGTCTCGGTCACGATGTTCCGCGAGGGCTCGCCAAAGAATCTCGTCTTCGACCTCGTCCGCGACGAAATCCCTCAGCCCTCGGTTGACCTGGCCTTCGAGCCCAAGCCCGGTATCGGCTACATCCATGTCAAGCAATTCATGGAGACCACCAGCCGTGAAGTCGGAGACGCGCTCGACAAGTTCAACGACGCCGGCACCCTCAACGGCCTCGTGATCGACCTTCGCGGCAACCCCGGCGGCCTCCTCAACGAAGCCGTCAACATGAGCGACAAGTTCCTCCAGAAGGGCCAGATCGTCGTCTCCCAAAAGGGCCGCGCCTTCCCCGATCAGGTCTACCGCGCCGCCCACGGCTCTGACGCCAAGTACCCCATCGTCGTCCTCGTCAACCGCAACACCGCCTCCGCCGCCGAAATCGTCTCCGGAGCCCTCCAGGATCATGACCGCGCTCTCATCGTCGGCGAAACCACCTTCGGCAAGGGACTCGTCCAGACCGTCTTCACCATCAGCGAGAACTCCGGCCTCGCCCTCACCACCTACCACTACTACACTCCCTCCGGCCGCCTCATCCAGCGCAACTACGACCACATGAGCCTCTACGACTACTACGTCGTCCGCGACGGCTCCAGCACCCCCAAGGACAAGTCGAACCTCGAGGTCAAGCTCACCGACTCCGGCCGCACCGTCTACGGTGGCGGAGGCATCACCCCCGACGAGAAGATCGACAACGTCAAGGCCAACGCCTTCCAGAACACGCTCCTCCAGCACTACGCCTTCTTCGATTTCGCCCGCTTCTACCTCGGCAGCCGCACCATCCCGAAGGACTTCACCGTCGACGACCCCGTTCTCCAGCAGTTCAAGGGCTTCCTCAAGAACAGCAAGATCGACTACACCGACGACGACATCACGAAGAACATCGACTGGGTCAAGGAGAGCATCAAGACCGACCTCTTCACCAGTCAGTTCGGCCAGCTCGAAGGCCTCAAAGTCCGCGCCGAGTGGGATCCCCAGATCAACAAGGCCATGACCTTCCTGCCCGAAGCCCGCGCCCTCGAAGACCACAACAAGTCCAGCCAGAAGCCCCTGACCACCGCCAGCCGCTAA
- a CDS encoding peptidylprolyl isomerase: MNRLLRAAMVGGAAMVVWAAPLSAQAPRYQSPIMAPAAPATPALPVPAAITPNGTVVEDVVVRVNDQIISQSDVLRSQEQLNQELKQANVGSEEAAERQKNMLRDMIDQQLLLSKGKELGINADAEVIRRLDEIRKQNHFDTMEDLEKAARSQNVSFEDFKANIRNGVITQQVVRDEVGRRLQMTQAQEQTYYEAHKKEFEQPEQIRLAEILIPTPADASADQVAQAQAKADDLVAKLKAGAKFSDLAKQYSGGATAAQGGELGLYKKGGLAKVLEDQTYPLAIGESTAPIRTRQGFVVLKVLEHPQAGVPPMKDVEQDIQQGIYQEQMQPALRAYLTKLREDAYVDIRPGYVDSGASPKQTKIINSAYAPPPVKKKKNQVKTRAGEFRRASVGPTRGDSADDTAAATPAPAAVAPATTAAASSAPADAGVEKAAVGGAAAVPAAGAAVGSSSSAAAVAPVNNTGRLSRASSVKKEKVKKVRREKIRFGQAPRNALPAGPEETAAVVSQPNNTPGMAVGQLPAPATAEGVNGEDPLAPVAAAQKKTRYSARAPQVKFRKKQAKDAKAKEKAVATPVPMSAEEKASVKTQSAPLGLNGDTTKKKKKRKKGDPKERLQTKPAAPKDDKFANPTGPGTTNDLRKTPVGGTTAPATTPANPTTLPPADAPAPGAPVPPTVPGSTTPAPGSTVPAGTPPSN; encoded by the coding sequence ATGAATCGTCTTCTGCGCGCGGCCATGGTGGGCGGCGCGGCAATGGTGGTATGGGCCGCTCCGCTGTCAGCGCAGGCTCCGCGGTACCAGAGCCCGATCATGGCTCCCGCAGCACCGGCAACCCCGGCGTTGCCGGTGCCTGCGGCGATTACGCCGAACGGGACGGTGGTGGAAGACGTCGTGGTGCGGGTGAACGACCAGATCATCAGCCAGAGCGATGTGCTCCGGAGCCAGGAGCAGTTGAACCAGGAGCTGAAGCAGGCGAACGTTGGTTCCGAGGAAGCAGCGGAGCGGCAGAAGAATATGCTGCGGGACATGATCGACCAGCAGCTCCTGCTGTCGAAGGGCAAGGAGCTTGGGATCAACGCGGATGCGGAAGTGATTCGGCGTCTCGACGAGATCCGCAAGCAGAACCATTTCGACACGATGGAAGACCTGGAGAAGGCGGCACGGTCGCAAAACGTGTCGTTCGAGGACTTCAAGGCGAATATCCGCAACGGCGTGATTACGCAGCAGGTAGTGCGCGACGAGGTCGGACGCCGTCTGCAGATGACGCAGGCGCAGGAGCAGACGTACTACGAGGCGCATAAGAAGGAGTTCGAGCAGCCGGAGCAGATCCGGCTGGCCGAGATCCTGATTCCGACTCCGGCGGATGCGTCCGCCGACCAGGTGGCGCAGGCGCAGGCGAAGGCGGACGACCTTGTCGCGAAGCTGAAGGCTGGGGCGAAGTTCAGCGACCTGGCAAAGCAGTACTCGGGCGGTGCTACGGCGGCACAGGGTGGCGAGCTTGGGCTGTACAAGAAGGGCGGGCTGGCGAAAGTTCTCGAAGACCAGACCTATCCTCTGGCTATCGGGGAGTCGACGGCGCCGATCCGGACACGGCAGGGATTCGTGGTGCTGAAGGTGCTCGAGCATCCGCAGGCCGGCGTTCCGCCGATGAAGGATGTGGAACAGGATATTCAGCAGGGAATCTACCAGGAGCAGATGCAGCCTGCGCTCAGGGCTTACCTGACGAAGCTGCGGGAAGATGCTTACGTGGATATTCGTCCGGGTTATGTGGATTCCGGCGCGAGCCCGAAGCAGACGAAGATCATCAACTCAGCCTATGCGCCTCCGCCGGTGAAGAAAAAGAAGAACCAGGTGAAGACGCGGGCGGGCGAGTTCCGCCGGGCTTCGGTTGGACCGACGCGCGGGGATAGTGCGGACGATACGGCTGCTGCGACACCGGCTCCGGCTGCTGTTGCTCCTGCTACCACCGCCGCGGCTTCGTCTGCTCCGGCGGATGCTGGTGTGGAGAAGGCAGCGGTTGGTGGTGCGGCTGCGGTTCCGGCGGCGGGCGCGGCTGTGGGTTCTTCCTCGTCGGCGGCTGCGGTTGCTCCGGTGAACAACACGGGCAGGCTCTCGCGGGCGAGCTCGGTGAAGAAGGAAAAGGTGAAGAAGGTTCGGCGCGAGAAGATCCGGTTCGGGCAGGCTCCGCGGAATGCGCTTCCGGCTGGTCCGGAGGAGACAGCGGCGGTGGTCAGCCAGCCGAACAATACTCCGGGCATGGCGGTTGGGCAGCTTCCTGCTCCGGCGACGGCAGAGGGCGTGAATGGCGAGGATCCGCTGGCTCCGGTGGCGGCGGCGCAGAAGAAGACACGCTACTCGGCACGGGCTCCGCAGGTGAAGTTCCGCAAGAAGCAGGCGAAGGATGCGAAGGCCAAGGAGAAGGCGGTTGCTACGCCGGTTCCGATGTCGGCGGAGGAGAAGGCGTCGGTGAAGACGCAGTCGGCTCCGCTTGGCCTGAATGGCGATACGACGAAAAAGAAGAAGAAGCGGAAGAAGGGTGATCCGAAGGAGAGGCTGCAGACCAAGCCAGCCGCGCCGAAGGATGACAAGTTCGCGAATCCTACGGGACCGGGTACGACCAACGACCTGCGGAAGACGCCGGTTGGCGGGACGACGGCTCCAGCGACCACGCCGGCGAATCCAACGACGCTTCCTCCGGCGGACGCTCCCGCTCCGGGTGCTCCCGTTCCGCCGACGGTTCCGGGGAGCACAACTCCGGCTCCGGGAAGCACGGTTCCGGCTGGGACTCCTCCTTCTAACTAA
- a CDS encoding 3'-5' exoribonuclease YhaM family protein produces MKDFFIADAAKFENAVVTTYFALATLQVRDRKGGGGQYLALTLADKTGTMEARMWEEFADAITACSEGCYVKVQGQISKYNGKFQITLNKMRHAAESEIESADFVPTTIFDIDEMWAELRGYVSGFANEDLKRLVFAFLDDEEIGAAFRVAPAAKVLHHAWIGGLLEHVLTLVRVCRGTAPFYPEVDADLLVTGAILHDIGKIRELSWKNTFSYTLEGQMIGHISIAQGMLREKLKEIGAFPEKLRVLVEHMILSHHGKYEFGSPKLPMTPEAVLLSALDDLEAKMQNMRSEFGKAVSSGKEPGEMTDWSRSMERPLLDSQAYLKD; encoded by the coding sequence ATGAAAGACTTTTTTATAGCGGATGCGGCGAAGTTCGAGAATGCAGTCGTGACGACTTACTTTGCGCTGGCTACGCTGCAGGTACGGGATCGTAAGGGTGGTGGCGGGCAGTATCTTGCGCTGACGCTGGCGGATAAGACGGGCACCATGGAAGCGCGCATGTGGGAGGAGTTCGCCGATGCGATCACGGCTTGCTCGGAGGGATGCTACGTCAAGGTCCAGGGGCAGATCTCGAAGTACAACGGCAAGTTTCAGATCACGCTGAACAAGATGCGGCATGCGGCGGAGAGCGAAATCGAGAGCGCCGATTTTGTGCCGACTACCATTTTCGACATTGACGAGATGTGGGCGGAGTTGCGGGGATATGTCTCGGGATTTGCTAATGAGGATTTGAAGCGGCTGGTGTTTGCGTTTCTCGATGATGAGGAGATAGGGGCGGCGTTTCGCGTGGCTCCAGCGGCGAAGGTGTTGCACCATGCGTGGATCGGCGGACTGCTCGAGCATGTGTTGACGCTGGTGCGGGTGTGCCGGGGGACGGCTCCGTTTTATCCGGAAGTGGATGCGGATCTGCTGGTGACGGGGGCGATTCTGCATGACATCGGGAAGATACGGGAGCTGAGCTGGAAGAACACGTTTTCGTACACGCTGGAAGGGCAGATGATCGGGCATATCTCGATCGCGCAGGGGATGCTGCGGGAGAAGCTGAAGGAGATTGGCGCGTTTCCGGAGAAGCTACGGGTGCTGGTGGAGCATATGATCCTGAGCCACCATGGGAAGTACGAGTTCGGATCGCCGAAGCTGCCAATGACTCCGGAGGCCGTGCTGCTGAGCGCTCTCGATGATCTTGAGGCGAAGATGCAGAACATGCGGAGTGAGTTCGGGAAGGCTGTTTCGAGTGGGAAAGAGCCAGGGGAGATGACGGACTGGTCGCGGAGCATGGAGCGGCCGCTGCTGGATTCTCAGGCTTATCTGAAGGACTAG
- a CDS encoding 2-dehydropantoate 2-reductase, translating into MPTVAIIGPGAIGCAVGGPLVETGREQVLFCGNTAFDRIHVTYPTGPAFEGPAKSVTTPQDLAPVDWVLLCVKAHQVPGTAPWLRALVGPATRVAVLQNGVEHREVVTPIIGDGSRILPVVVQIPAERTAPGVVKLTGDPHLVVSREPLGTAFQYLFNKSRLPVKTTPDFLKAMWEKMCLNSANGSITALTERDQSVLRQADAAELARQIILEAMSIARAEGATLDDSLPTRIIANLANAPGGGNSMYFDRRAGRDLEYEARNGVLVRLGKKHGIPTPVNATLYALLKNLKPRPSA; encoded by the coding sequence ATGCCCACCGTAGCCATCATCGGACCCGGAGCCATCGGCTGCGCCGTCGGCGGACCACTCGTCGAAACCGGCCGCGAGCAGGTCCTCTTCTGTGGCAACACCGCCTTCGACCGAATCCACGTCACCTACCCCACCGGCCCCGCCTTCGAAGGCCCCGCCAAATCCGTCACTACCCCACAAGACCTTGCCCCTGTCGACTGGGTTCTCCTCTGCGTCAAAGCCCACCAGGTTCCCGGCACCGCCCCCTGGCTCCGCGCCCTCGTTGGCCCCGCCACCCGCGTCGCCGTCCTCCAGAACGGTGTCGAGCATCGCGAGGTCGTCACCCCGATCATCGGCGACGGCTCCCGTATCCTCCCCGTCGTCGTCCAGATCCCCGCCGAGCGGACCGCCCCGGGCGTTGTTAAGCTCACCGGAGACCCCCACCTCGTCGTCTCCCGCGAACCCCTCGGCACCGCCTTTCAATACCTCTTCAACAAGTCCCGCCTCCCCGTGAAAACCACGCCCGACTTCCTCAAGGCGATGTGGGAGAAGATGTGCCTCAACTCCGCGAACGGCTCCATCACCGCCCTCACCGAACGCGATCAATCCGTCCTCCGCCAAGCCGATGCCGCCGAGCTGGCCCGTCAAATCATCCTCGAAGCCATGTCGATCGCCCGGGCCGAAGGCGCCACCCTCGACGACTCCCTCCCCACCCGCATCATCGCCAACCTCGCCAATGCTCCAGGCGGGGGAAATTCCATGTACTTTGATCGCCGCGCCGGCCGCGACCTCGAATACGAAGCCCGCAACGGAGTCCTCGTCCGCCTGGGCAAAAAGCACGGCATCCCCACCCCGGTGAACGCCACCCTCTACGCCCTGCTCAAAAATCTCAAGCCCCGCCCCAGCGCCTAG
- a CDS encoding energy transducer TonB — protein MQTLKGRIGVDGRSRGARLRSDGLSAGIHLGLILAVIGVFHKAPKLAPYRLPGTHEGVRFLAYYSPGGPPQPKSEIVTKKEPEKTVVATLHSPAAEAKPVEKQAPAAESGSGAAAQSGRGEGDITIALQTFFPYPKPNLSVLPHGTKGDVILNAVIDEQGRIADLTLVQGLGQQIDDLVIATVRQWSYTPAKKNGVPVASEQELHFHYERS, from the coding sequence ATGCAGACTTTGAAGGGACGGATCGGAGTCGATGGCCGTAGCCGGGGTGCGCGGCTGCGGAGTGATGGTCTTTCCGCCGGGATTCACCTTGGATTGATCCTCGCGGTGATCGGGGTGTTCCACAAGGCTCCGAAGCTTGCTCCTTATCGCTTGCCGGGCACTCATGAGGGGGTCCGATTTCTGGCGTACTACAGCCCTGGTGGACCGCCTCAGCCGAAGAGCGAGATTGTAACGAAGAAAGAGCCGGAGAAGACGGTTGTCGCTACGCTTCATTCTCCTGCGGCTGAAGCGAAGCCCGTCGAGAAGCAGGCACCCGCTGCCGAGAGCGGCTCCGGAGCCGCCGCTCAGAGCGGTCGCGGCGAAGGCGACATCACGATTGCGCTGCAGACATTCTTTCCCTATCCAAAGCCGAACCTTTCGGTGCTTCCCCATGGCACGAAGGGGGACGTGATCCTGAATGCCGTGATCGACGAGCAGGGCCGGATTGCCGATCTAACGCTTGTTCAGGGACTTGGGCAGCAGATCGACGACCTGGTGATTGCGACGGTGAGGCAGTGGTCGTATACGCCGGCAAAGAAGAACGGTGTTCCGGTGGCCAGCGAGCAGGAGTTGCACTTTCACTATGAGCGGAGCTGA
- the recN gene encoding DNA repair protein RecN codes for MLLELRAENYAVIDRAVATFGRGLNLLTGETGAGKSILIDALALLLGGKASADFVRHGAEKAVVGCVFEMTPGARGILEANGIDADADESSILLRREILTGGKGRVFINNQPATVGVLRQLAPELALVHSQGETLGSFDEAQQRILLDRFGGISAEAVAEAFRAWRGTTAKLAELESDEQDRLRMADLWRFQSSEISSAGLTAEDEDTQLEAEKRVLGNVERLYTAAMSAHEVLYEAEQSVESMLGAALKHVEELARFDARFEGAAQQLAAAKAGVEDVSAEVRDFADNLSASPERVDEIEERLEALDRLKRKYGKTLAEVMAFGAEASARLAEVENRDALLAELKAKQAEDAKAYVAAAEAVTALRVAAAARLEKRSEGQINDLAMKTRFHVQVTPEKGSDGWTAHGWDRVECLIATNAGEPLKPLDEIASGGEMSRVMLALKVTVEEEASGGKRGKKSILPRTLVFDEIDIGIGGRAAEAVGQKLKTLSQGQQVLCITHLPQIAAFADQHFLIAKTEKAGRTQTEIRRMDDGERVEEIARMLSGAKLTETSLKHAQHLMETSR; via the coding sequence ATGCTGTTGGAGTTGCGGGCAGAGAACTATGCGGTGATCGACCGGGCGGTGGCGACGTTTGGCCGCGGGCTGAACCTGCTGACGGGCGAGACGGGCGCGGGGAAGTCGATCCTGATCGATGCCCTTGCGCTTCTGCTTGGTGGCAAGGCTTCGGCTGACTTCGTGCGGCATGGCGCGGAGAAGGCGGTGGTGGGGTGCGTCTTCGAGATGACTCCGGGAGCGCGCGGGATCCTCGAGGCGAACGGAATTGATGCGGATGCGGATGAGAGCTCGATTCTCCTGCGGCGGGAGATCCTCACGGGCGGCAAGGGGCGGGTCTTCATCAATAACCAGCCCGCGACCGTGGGGGTGCTGCGGCAGTTGGCCCCGGAGCTTGCGCTTGTGCATTCGCAGGGGGAGACGCTGGGCTCGTTCGACGAGGCCCAACAGAGGATTCTGCTGGACCGGTTCGGCGGCATCTCTGCCGAGGCGGTGGCGGAGGCATTTCGGGCGTGGAGGGGGACGACGGCGAAGCTAGCGGAGCTGGAGTCGGATGAGCAGGACCGTCTGCGGATGGCGGATCTTTGGCGGTTTCAGAGCTCGGAGATCTCTTCGGCAGGCTTGACGGCGGAGGATGAGGATACGCAGCTTGAGGCGGAGAAGCGGGTGCTCGGGAACGTTGAGCGGCTTTATACCGCGGCGATGAGCGCGCACGAGGTGCTGTACGAGGCGGAGCAGTCGGTGGAGTCGATGCTTGGGGCTGCGTTGAAGCATGTCGAGGAGCTGGCGCGGTTCGATGCGCGGTTCGAAGGGGCGGCGCAGCAGTTGGCGGCGGCGAAGGCCGGGGTCGAGGATGTGAGCGCGGAGGTGCGGGACTTCGCGGACAACCTGAGCGCGTCGCCGGAGCGGGTGGACGAGATTGAAGAACGGCTGGAGGCTCTGGACAGGCTGAAGCGGAAGTATGGCAAGACGCTTGCGGAGGTGATGGCGTTTGGGGCGGAGGCGTCGGCGCGGCTGGCGGAGGTGGAGAACCGGGATGCACTGCTGGCGGAGTTGAAGGCGAAGCAGGCCGAGGACGCAAAGGCTTACGTGGCCGCGGCGGAGGCAGTGACGGCGTTGAGGGTGGCGGCCGCGGCTCGGCTCGAGAAGAGATCGGAAGGGCAGATCAACGACCTAGCGATGAAGACGCGGTTTCATGTGCAGGTGACGCCGGAGAAGGGCAGTGACGGGTGGACGGCGCATGGGTGGGACCGGGTGGAGTGCCTGATCGCGACCAACGCGGGCGAGCCTCTGAAGCCCCTGGATGAAATTGCTTCGGGTGGGGAGATGTCGCGGGTGATGCTGGCGCTGAAGGTGACGGTCGAAGAAGAGGCTTCGGGCGGGAAGCGGGGGAAGAAGTCGATTCTGCCGCGAACGCTGGTTTTCGACGAGATCGACATTGGGATCGGTGGCCGGGCCGCGGAGGCGGTTGGGCAGAAGCTGAAGACACTCTCGCAGGGGCAGCAGGTGCTCTGCATTACGCACCTTCCGCAGATTGCCGCGTTTGCCGATCAGCACTTTTTGATTGCGAAGACGGAGAAGGCGGGGCGCACGCAGACAGAGATCCGGCGGATGGATGACGGCGAGAGAGTGGAGGAGATTGCGCGGATGTTGAGCGGGGCGAAGTTGACGGAGACGAGCCTTAAGCATGCGCAGCACCTTATGGAGACGAGCCGTTGA
- a CDS encoding 4-hydroxy-3-methylbut-2-enyl diphosphate reductase gives MTTSTLDHVDVDDSVNLPKTKRVLLLKPRGFCAGVVRAIDIVQIALDAFGAPIYVRKEIVHNSYVVTDLAKKGAIFVNELDEVPEGARVIYSAHGVSPAVRQRAKERGLKVVDATCPLVTKVHVEAIKFAKQGYSLVLVGHRDHEEVEGTQGEAPDVTQVVSTVEEVAALVVPDPDKVAYLTQTTLSLDEARYMIEALKEKFPNIVGPHAQDICYATENRQTAVKNVAHGADLVLVVGSKNSSNSNRLVEVSKNLDTNSFLIDSAESIQPEWLDGVNTVAVTAGASAPEVLVKDVVEYLQSMGYGDVDEVEVMPENVRFGLPPEIVQAIASAPRL, from the coding sequence GTGACGACCTCTACTCTTGATCACGTTGATGTTGACGACTCAGTAAACCTCCCGAAGACAAAACGGGTTCTCCTTCTCAAGCCTCGCGGATTCTGCGCGGGTGTTGTCCGTGCGATCGATATCGTGCAGATTGCGCTCGATGCATTCGGCGCGCCGATCTATGTCCGCAAGGAGATCGTGCATAACAGCTACGTAGTGACGGATCTGGCCAAGAAGGGCGCGATCTTCGTCAACGAGCTGGACGAGGTGCCGGAGGGTGCGCGCGTGATCTATTCCGCGCATGGCGTGTCTCCTGCTGTTCGTCAACGGGCCAAGGAGCGTGGGTTGAAGGTGGTGGATGCTACCTGCCCGCTCGTGACCAAGGTCCACGTCGAGGCGATCAAGTTTGCCAAGCAGGGATATTCGCTTGTGCTCGTTGGGCATCGCGACCATGAAGAGGTCGAAGGGACGCAGGGAGAGGCTCCGGATGTGACGCAGGTAGTGTCGACAGTGGAAGAGGTTGCGGCGCTTGTGGTGCCGGATCCGGACAAGGTCGCTTACCTCACGCAGACGACGCTTTCGCTCGATGAGGCGCGCTATATGATCGAGGCGCTCAAGGAGAAGTTCCCAAACATCGTCGGGCCGCATGCGCAGGATATCTGCTATGCGACGGAGAATCGCCAGACTGCCGTCAAAAACGTCGCCCATGGCGCGGATCTGGTTCTTGTCGTCGGCTCAAAGAACAGTTCTAACTCGAACCGTCTGGTAGAGGTTTCGAAGAATCTGGATACAAACTCCTTCCTGATCGATTCGGCTGAGTCGATTCAGCCGGAATGGCTGGACGGGGTGAATACCGTGGCGGTGACCGCGGGTGCTTCGGCTCCCGAGGTGTTGGTGAAGGACGTTGTCGAGTATCTGCAGTCGATGGGGTATGGGGACGTGGATGAGGTGGAAGTGATGCCGGAGAATGTACGCTTCGGGCTTCCTCCGGAGATCGTTCAGGCCATTGCATCGGCTCCGCGGCTGTAG